TTGTCGGATCGTCTTCCTCTCGTTCGTCCTCTGGCCGTCGTGGAAAAGGAGAACGATCGTGAAAGACGAAGCCAATGCCAGGCATGAAGAAGAGGCGATCATCGCCATGCTGATGATGCGGGCCAAGGCGCTCGGTGAAAAGAACGCCGAAGAGGCGCTTTCCTATGAGGCCGAGGATTCCGTCGAGTTTTCGCTGGCGCCGCCGCTCGTCATCAATGGCAAGGACGAGGCCGGCGTGCAGGCCTGGTTCGATACCTGGGAAGGCCCGATCGGTGGCGAAGTGCGCGATGCCAGGTTGACGGTCGGCGGCGATGTCGCCTTCTGGAGCGGTCTGACGCGCATGACCGGCACCAAGACCGATGGCACGGAGGTCGATCTCTGGTTCCGCCAGACCCTCGGCCTCGTCAAGCGGGATGGCCGCTGGCTGGTCGTCCATCAGCACGCTTCCGTCCCCTTCGCCATGGATGGCAGCGGCCGTGCGCTGCTCGATCTGAAGCCGGAAAGTGCAGGCCCTGCGGAATAATTCCGTCGTCTTCCAAGCATGCCGCGCAGACCGTGCAGCGGTTCTGCGGCAAAGACATGCGTCAAAAACAAAGACTTAAAGCGCGTGCACGGATCTCAAGGATAGTGGCGCCGCTTTGGAGCATAAGAACTTTCTTTTAATCAAATTTTGCAAGCATGAATATTGGGGGGCCTTCAGTTTCTGCTGGATGACGGTTGTTTAAACGCGCCGGCGAATTGGACTTGAGGCATGCGCCAGTACAGCAGCGAAGGCGAGCGGGAACATGCTTTTCAAGTCTACGACAGG
This Rhizobium acidisoli DNA region includes the following protein-coding sequences:
- a CDS encoding YybH family protein, with protein sequence MKDEANARHEEEAIIAMLMMRAKALGEKNAEEALSYEAEDSVEFSLAPPLVINGKDEAGVQAWFDTWEGPIGGEVRDARLTVGGDVAFWSGLTRMTGTKTDGTEVDLWFRQTLGLVKRDGRWLVVHQHASVPFAMDGSGRALLDLKPESAGPAE